Part of the Deltaproteobacteria bacterium genome is shown below.
ACAAGAACTTCGTCGAGCTGAGGAATCTTCTGTCTATTTTAACTAGCCCCCAACCCCTAGCCCCCAGCCCCAAGGAGCGGTTGTGAGCATTCTCGTTAACAAGAACACAAAAGTCCTGACCCAAGGTATCACCGGTGCAACCGGTCAGCTGCATACACGTGCCTGTCGTGAATATGGAACGCAGATGGTGGCTGGGGTGACCCCTGGTCGTGGTGGAACCGACTTTGAAGGCATTCCCATTTTCGACACCGTCGAACAGGCAGTGAAGAGCACTGGAGCCAATGCGTCGGTGATCTATGTGCCGCCGCCGTTTGCGGCTGATGCGATTATGGAATCGGTCGATGCTGGAGTGCCGCTGGTCATTTGCATTACCGAAGGTATTCCCGTGCTCGATATGGTGCGTGTGAAGCGTTACATGCAAGGAAAAAACTCGCGCCTGATCGGACCGAACTGTCCTGGGGTCATCACTCCTGGTGAATGCAAAATTGGCATTATGCCTGGGTACATTCATAAGCCAGGAACCATTGGTGTCGTCTCACGCAGCGGAACGCTCACCTACGAAGCCGTGCATCAGTTGACTCAGCTGGAC
Proteins encoded:
- the sucD gene encoding succinate--CoA ligase subunit alpha, which produces MSILVNKNTKVLTQGITGATGQLHTRACREYGTQMVAGVTPGRGGTDFEGIPIFDTVEQAVKSTGANASVIYVPPPFAADAIMESVDAGVPLVICITEGIPVLDMVRVKRYMQGKNSRLIGPNCPGVITPGECKIGIMPGYIHKPGTIGVVSRSGTLTYEAVHQLTQLDIGQSSCVGIGGDPVNGTNFIDVLRMFQDDPQTEGIVMIGEIGGSAEEDAAAFIKANVTKPVAAFIGGQTAPKGKRMGHAGAIIAGGSGTAAEKIKALRAAGAHIIPSPAEMGVTMAKAMGKK